The genomic segment TGCTCCTATACTTGCAGCAGATGAATCTTTCATTTCTGGAGCTAATTCTGAGACAGCGAAATCCCAATAATGTACATAATCTTTTGGTAAGTTGTCGATATAGTATTCAGCTGAACGAATAGCTATATCCAAGAATAGAGGATCCTTTGTATAAATATAACTTAGGGTAAAACCATAAACACACCAAGCTTGACCTCTTGCCCAAGTACTTTCATCATACTTTCCTTGATGTGTCCCACCTTCAATGGCTCTACCAGATATAGGATCAAACATGTATGTATGATAGACTGATGCATCTTCTCTTACTAAAGTTTGTGATGAAGTTATTGCATGTGTTTTTGCAATCTCTGCATAATTTTCATCACCGGTTACTTCAGTTGCCCAATAAAGAAGAGGCAAATTCATCATACAATCAATGATAATTTTAACGTTTGGATACCTAACCCCAATAGAACCCCAAGCTTGAATAAACTTTCCTCTTTTATTATATCGTGAAATTAAACGGTCTGCTGCTTTAATAGCAGTCATTTTCGCTTTTTCACTATCAGTCAATTTATATAAAGCCACACAGGATAGAGTATATAAAAATCCTATGTCGTGATTATCCAGCCCAATATTGTTCTCAAGTCGGTTATTAAAACTCTTTAACCATACTTCAGAGTTACGAAGAAATCGGTCATCCTTTGTTGCATGAAAGGCTAAATAAGCCATCCCTACGAAAAAAGATGATGTCCAATCTTTATTGTCTTTTGGTACATATTTGTTTCCTGTACTAACATGTGGGTATTTCTCAATAAATACATCCATATTCTTATCAATGGATGCCAACATTTTTTCAAAGTAAGTTTCTAATAATTTCTCATCTACAGTATAATCTAAGATTCTTGATACATCTAAAATGTTCATACCATTACCTCCTAATTAAAACTTTCTTCTATTGTATCATAGATTAAAAGCTAATAATT from the Vallitalea okinawensis genome contains:
- a CDS encoding glycoside hydrolase family 88 protein, which translates into the protein MNILDVSRILDYTVDEKLLETYFEKMLASIDKNMDVFIEKYPHVSTGNKYVPKDNKDWTSSFFVGMAYLAFHATKDDRFLRNSEVWLKSFNNRLENNIGLDNHDIGFLYTLSCVALYKLTDSEKAKMTAIKAADRLISRYNKRGKFIQAWGSIGVRYPNVKIIIDCMMNLPLLYWATEVTGDENYAEIAKTHAITSSQTLVREDASVYHTYMFDPISGRAIEGGTHQGKYDESTWARGQAWCVYGFTLSYIYTKDPLFLDIAIRSAEYYIDNLPKDYVHYWDFAVSELAPEMKDSSAASIGAAGLLELSKYVDEERARLFDKCATIILQELCQGYFIDTNDSGYGLLREGFYSLKKYDEAMSWGDYFFVEAMCKLKNKENDLLFW